Proteins from one Xenopus tropicalis strain Nigerian chromosome 1, UCB_Xtro_10.0, whole genome shotgun sequence genomic window:
- the mphosph9 gene encoding M-phase phosphoprotein 9 isoform X1, whose product MAWDNQALIEENKQCLTMGTPDGNQSAQDSLDLPVEQSSEDPSNDWGAKNSVAVIYSSDEQHTSFGRDLCSSEPEDPESRKSCEARWWQLFQLVERQCQDQIVAQQEQFNNQIQIIRDEFKHFIQSQRNKSPTNSSTENALLAMEGNIKTKHLHDHMEHLEEHKMQAASTSPIQMTGDLDMQYKTFITQEQCMENTSVSSGYGTHSVSEPNTRSTSYSHNTLWDSREHGKHNSKECRAEPVIHQPCVHGSSNRCDLPVAEIPSKEVLFTMDHNLSNNTERRKNNDRSNNKSLTTWAQKFKQNYQKKLHPTDQASVHSAQASSQSDRDAVTQSENTDGSSYAFYLNNRSASANSLVSTGSGFTYWTLDEKEMYHPLPENLEIGLSKFLSTKESDETRIPSLTDMYQQKQREGIHHPDWKSLSPSEYIHPPEVLTLDPTLHRRPLQSSVDCRIPLSPDSILENSSFSHYKAATVSAATSASSLLGDSPNSNANSLVEAPEEWKSNLQQSRVTLDYKLHLTDTMSDERAVFIDDEINSLPPLSMATSPAEENKSTENLSMDHPLVLSSIRQSLREKHDRHLADLHDYYESEISSLKQQLLVRNISPSSEELNKINSLSERCSQLEAALTEASTRIRLLENKNHELEMQVVEWRDRHETANNTCKTLQEHTEELRARNKENENSISRLQSRLKEKEEAFEKSFRLSEEMDARNKKEQKKFKNLLSEYESLGKEHERVKDTLHFTENKLSVAHDEINELKRSVAKLEGQIKQVEHEHMVKLRQLAEGQIWQSSAKSDIVGVAGNVHSLDVTRRKCALPGAACSVFTGQPLDNKASEGESISEAEYVPKRYSSPPEKDVSYDTFPSKAKWKDYENQESPILKALRDLEEDKKMKSWGTQTTKDNIFPKSSRRQTVEFSGCWSPCGSPEIHKYRHERHNSPSGPRSSSVPPSLRKSTVVTPTKRELMIAPMSVKYSPKRSPRENFSPGFSQALSNEENNMTRFDVVWDNTVKNPSPRKKLEFMSLEDPEAIQMSSSNPESVSSSQPQLPILLPPYETEFTYKDRMKYVADTERLFDELTHEKQQIEAVLSRLPCSGGRLSLQIRVKKEKLEDRLEKINRDLGSIRITLKKFNVLPTSANM is encoded by the exons GTGAG GCACGTTGGTGGCAGTTATTTCAGCTAGTGGAAAGGCAATGTCAAGATCAAATTGTTGCTCAACAAGAACAGTTTAATAACCAGATACAG ATCATTCGAGATGAATTTAAACACTTTATCCAGTCACAGAGGAATAAATCTCCTACCAATTCTTCCACAGAAAATGCACTTTTGGCAATGGAaggtaatataaaaacaaaacacttacATGATCACATGGAGCATCTGGAAGAACACAAGATGCAAGCAGCCTCTACCAGTCCCATACAAATGACTGGTGATCTTGATATGCAGTACAAAACATTTATTACGCAAGAACAGTGTATGGAGAATACATCTGTTAGTAGTGGCTATGGAACACATTCAGTCTCAGAACCAAATACTCGCTCAACCAGTTATAGCCATAATACTCTATGGGATAGCAGGGAGCATGGTAAACATAACTCAAAAGAATGCAGAGCAGAACCCGTCATACATCAGCCTTGCGTACATGGCTCTAGTAATAGATGTGACTTACCAGTAGCAGAGATACCATCAAAAGAAGTGCTGTTTACAATGGATCATAATTTATCTAACAATACAGAGAGAAGAAAGAATAATGACAGATCAAACAA TAAATCTTTAACAACCTGGGCTCAAAAGTTTAAGCAGAACTATCAAAAGAAGCTTCATCCAACTGATCAGGCGTCTGTCCACTCCGCTCAGGCAAGCTCTCAAAGTGACAGGGATGCAGTCACTCAG TCAGAAAACACTGATGGTTCATCATATGCATTTTACCTCAATAACCGCTCCGCCAGTGCCAACTCTTTGGTTTCTACTGGATCTG GATTTACCTACTGGACGCTGGATGAGAAGGAAATGTACCATCCATTGCCAGAAAACTTGGAAATTGGACTTTCAAAGTTTTTATCAACTAAAGAG TCTGATGAGACAAGAATTCCATCATTAACAGATATGTACCAGCAAAAACAAAGAGAAGGTATCCACCATCCTGATTGGAAATCGTTATCACCTTCTGAATATATTCATCCTCCAGAG GTGCTAACACTAGATCCAACGCTACACAGGAGACCACTCCAAAGTTCTGTAGATTGTAGAATCCCTTTATCTCCAGACTCAATTTTGGAAAATTCATCCTTCAGCCATTACAAAGCTGCAACTGTGTCTGCGGCAACCTCTGCCTCGTCTTTGTTGGGTGACTCTCCAAATAGCAATGCCAACAGCCTAGTAGAAGCACCTGAAGAATGGAAATCTAATTTACAACAAAGCCGAGTGACTCTGGATTACAAGCTGCATCTTACAGATACCATGTCTGATGAGAGAGCAGTCTTTATCGATGATGAAATAAACAGTTTACCTCCCTTATCAATGGCTACATCACCAGCTGAGGAAAATAAATCTACTGAAAACCTCTCTATGGACCATCCTCTTGTGCTATCCAG CATCAGGCAGAGTTTAAGGGAAAAGCATGATCGACATTTGGCAGATTTGCATGACTATTATGAGTCTGAAATCAGCAGTCTAAAGCAGCAGCTTCTTGTCCGTAATATATCACCATCTTCTGAAGAACTTAATAAAATTAACAGTCTTTCAGAAAG ATGTTCTCAATTAGAAGCAGCTCTCACAGAAGCCAGCACTCGAATCCGCTTACTTGAAAATAAAAACCATGAACTTGAGATGCAAGTG GTTGAGTGGAGAGACCGGCATGAAACAGCCAATAATACCTGTAAAACTTTACAAGAACACACAGAGGAACTGCGAGCTagaaacaaagaaaatgaaaactCTATCAGCAGATTACAGTCTAGgctgaaagaaaaagaagaagcctTCGAGAAATCATTCAGACTATCAGAAGAAATGGACGCTAGaaacaaaaaagaacaaaaaaagtttaaaaat CTTCTATCAGAATATGAATCTCTTGGAAAGGAACATGAACGCGTAAAA GACACACTACATTTCACAGAAAATAAATTATCTGTTGCACACGATGAAATTAATGAACTAAAAAG ATCAGTTGCGAAGCTGGAAGGTCAAATTAAACAAGTAGAGCATGAACACATGGTAAAACTTCGTCAATTAGCCGAAGGCCAGATATGGCAATCTAGTGCTAA GTCTGATATAGTTGGTGTAGCTGGAAATGTGCATTCTTTGGATGTGACTAGGCGGAAGTGTGCACTACCTGGAGCAGCATGTTCAGTCTTTACTGGCCAGCCTCTTGATAACAAAGCAAGTGAGGGGGAGAGCATATCTGAAGCAGAGTATGTGCCAAAGAG GTACAGTTCTCCCCCAGAAAAGGATGTTTCATATGACACTTTTCCATCTAAAGCCAAATGGAAAGACTATGAGAACCAGGAGAGTCCCATTCTAAAGGCTTTGAGAGATTTGGAAgaagataaaaaaatgaaaagctggGGCACCCAAACGACAAAAGATAACATTTTTCCTA AATCTAGCAGGAGGCAGACTGTTGAATTTTCAGGCTGTTGGAGCCCTTGTGGATCTCCTGAAATACATAAATATCGTCATGAAAGACATAACTCTCCTTCAGGTCCGAGGTCGTCTTCCGTACCACCATCTCTCAGGAAGTCCACTGTTGTTACTCCAA CAAAGCGGGAGCTGATGATTGCACCTATGTCAGTAAAGTACAGCCCAAAACGATCTCCAAGAGAAAACTTTTCTCCAGGTTTCAGCCAAGCACTAAGTAATGAAGAAAACAACATGACAAG GTTTGATGTCGTTTGGGACAATACTGTTAAAAACCCAAGTCCAAGGAAAAAACTTGAGTTCATGTCTCTGGAAGATCCGGAAG CAATACAAATGAGTAGCAGTAACCCTGAGAGCGTGAGCAGCAGCCAGCCACAGCTTCCTATATTATTACCGCCATATGAGACTGAATTCACATACAAAGATAGGATGAAGTATGTTGCAGATACTGAGAGGTTGTTTGATGAGCTAACGCATGAAAAGCAGCAG ATAGAAGCTGTCCTAAGCCGGCTACCCTGTTCCGGAGGGAGGCTCAGTCTACAAATAAGAGTTAAGAAA GAAAAGTTAGAGGACCGTCTTGAAAAGATTAACCGAGATCTAGGTTCAATCCGGATAACCCTGAAAAAATTTAATGTCTTGCCAACATCTGCAAATATGTAA
- the mphosph9 gene encoding M-phase phosphoprotein 9 isoform X4, which produces MAWDNQALIEENKQCLTMGTPDGNQSAQDSLDLPVEQSSEDPSNDWGAKNSVAVIYSSDEQHTSFGRDLCSSEPEDPESRKSCEARWWQLFQLVERQCQDQIVAQQEQFNNQIQIIRDEFKHFIQSQRNKSPTNSSTENALLAMEGNIKTKHLHDHMEHLEEHKMQAASTSPIQMTGDLDMQYKTFITQEQCMENTSVSSGYGTHSVSEPNTRSTSYSHNTLWDSREHGKHNSKECRAEPVIHQPCVHGSSNRCDLPVAEIPSKEVLFTMDHNLSNNTERRKNNDRSNNKSLTTWAQKFKQNYQKKLHPTDQASVHSAQASSQSDRDAVTQSENTDGSSYAFYLNNRSASANSLVSTGSGFTYWTLDEKEMYHPLPENLEIGLSKFLSTKESDETRIPSLTDMYQQKQREGIHHPDWKSLSPSEYIHPPEVLTLDPTLHRRPLQSSVDCRIPLSPDSILENSSFSHYKAATVSAATSASSLLGDSPNSNANSLVEAPEEWKSNLQQSRVTLDYKLHLTDTMSDERAVFIDDEINSLPPLSMATSPAEENKSTENLSMDHPLVLSRCSQLEAALTEASTRIRLLENKNHELEMQVVEWRDRHETANNTCKTLQEHTEELRARNKENENSISRLQSRLKEKEEAFEKSFRLSEEMDARNKKEQKKFKNLLSEYESLGKEHERVKDTLHFTENKLSVAHDEINELKRSVAKLEGQIKQVEHEHMVKLRQLAEGQIWQSSAKSDIVGVAGNVHSLDVTRRKCALPGAACSVFTGQPLDNKASEGESISEAEYVPKRYSSPPEKDVSYDTFPSKAKWKDYENQESPILKALRDLEEDKKMKSWGTQTTKDNIFPKSSRRQTVEFSGCWSPCGSPEIHKYRHERHNSPSGPRSSSVPPSLRKSTVVTPTKRELMIAPMSVKYSPKRSPRENFSPGFSQALSNEENNMTRFDVVWDNTVKNPSPRKKLEFMSLEDPEAIQMSSSNPESVSSSQPQLPILLPPYETEFTYKDRMKYVADTERLFDELTHEKQQIEAVLSRLPCSGGRLSLQIRVKKEKLEDRLEKINRDLGSIRITLKKFNVLPTSANM; this is translated from the exons GTGAG GCACGTTGGTGGCAGTTATTTCAGCTAGTGGAAAGGCAATGTCAAGATCAAATTGTTGCTCAACAAGAACAGTTTAATAACCAGATACAG ATCATTCGAGATGAATTTAAACACTTTATCCAGTCACAGAGGAATAAATCTCCTACCAATTCTTCCACAGAAAATGCACTTTTGGCAATGGAaggtaatataaaaacaaaacacttacATGATCACATGGAGCATCTGGAAGAACACAAGATGCAAGCAGCCTCTACCAGTCCCATACAAATGACTGGTGATCTTGATATGCAGTACAAAACATTTATTACGCAAGAACAGTGTATGGAGAATACATCTGTTAGTAGTGGCTATGGAACACATTCAGTCTCAGAACCAAATACTCGCTCAACCAGTTATAGCCATAATACTCTATGGGATAGCAGGGAGCATGGTAAACATAACTCAAAAGAATGCAGAGCAGAACCCGTCATACATCAGCCTTGCGTACATGGCTCTAGTAATAGATGTGACTTACCAGTAGCAGAGATACCATCAAAAGAAGTGCTGTTTACAATGGATCATAATTTATCTAACAATACAGAGAGAAGAAAGAATAATGACAGATCAAACAA TAAATCTTTAACAACCTGGGCTCAAAAGTTTAAGCAGAACTATCAAAAGAAGCTTCATCCAACTGATCAGGCGTCTGTCCACTCCGCTCAGGCAAGCTCTCAAAGTGACAGGGATGCAGTCACTCAG TCAGAAAACACTGATGGTTCATCATATGCATTTTACCTCAATAACCGCTCCGCCAGTGCCAACTCTTTGGTTTCTACTGGATCTG GATTTACCTACTGGACGCTGGATGAGAAGGAAATGTACCATCCATTGCCAGAAAACTTGGAAATTGGACTTTCAAAGTTTTTATCAACTAAAGAG TCTGATGAGACAAGAATTCCATCATTAACAGATATGTACCAGCAAAAACAAAGAGAAGGTATCCACCATCCTGATTGGAAATCGTTATCACCTTCTGAATATATTCATCCTCCAGAG GTGCTAACACTAGATCCAACGCTACACAGGAGACCACTCCAAAGTTCTGTAGATTGTAGAATCCCTTTATCTCCAGACTCAATTTTGGAAAATTCATCCTTCAGCCATTACAAAGCTGCAACTGTGTCTGCGGCAACCTCTGCCTCGTCTTTGTTGGGTGACTCTCCAAATAGCAATGCCAACAGCCTAGTAGAAGCACCTGAAGAATGGAAATCTAATTTACAACAAAGCCGAGTGACTCTGGATTACAAGCTGCATCTTACAGATACCATGTCTGATGAGAGAGCAGTCTTTATCGATGATGAAATAAACAGTTTACCTCCCTTATCAATGGCTACATCACCAGCTGAGGAAAATAAATCTACTGAAAACCTCTCTATGGACCATCCTCTTGTGCTATCCAG ATGTTCTCAATTAGAAGCAGCTCTCACAGAAGCCAGCACTCGAATCCGCTTACTTGAAAATAAAAACCATGAACTTGAGATGCAAGTG GTTGAGTGGAGAGACCGGCATGAAACAGCCAATAATACCTGTAAAACTTTACAAGAACACACAGAGGAACTGCGAGCTagaaacaaagaaaatgaaaactCTATCAGCAGATTACAGTCTAGgctgaaagaaaaagaagaagcctTCGAGAAATCATTCAGACTATCAGAAGAAATGGACGCTAGaaacaaaaaagaacaaaaaaagtttaaaaat CTTCTATCAGAATATGAATCTCTTGGAAAGGAACATGAACGCGTAAAA GACACACTACATTTCACAGAAAATAAATTATCTGTTGCACACGATGAAATTAATGAACTAAAAAG ATCAGTTGCGAAGCTGGAAGGTCAAATTAAACAAGTAGAGCATGAACACATGGTAAAACTTCGTCAATTAGCCGAAGGCCAGATATGGCAATCTAGTGCTAA GTCTGATATAGTTGGTGTAGCTGGAAATGTGCATTCTTTGGATGTGACTAGGCGGAAGTGTGCACTACCTGGAGCAGCATGTTCAGTCTTTACTGGCCAGCCTCTTGATAACAAAGCAAGTGAGGGGGAGAGCATATCTGAAGCAGAGTATGTGCCAAAGAG GTACAGTTCTCCCCCAGAAAAGGATGTTTCATATGACACTTTTCCATCTAAAGCCAAATGGAAAGACTATGAGAACCAGGAGAGTCCCATTCTAAAGGCTTTGAGAGATTTGGAAgaagataaaaaaatgaaaagctggGGCACCCAAACGACAAAAGATAACATTTTTCCTA AATCTAGCAGGAGGCAGACTGTTGAATTTTCAGGCTGTTGGAGCCCTTGTGGATCTCCTGAAATACATAAATATCGTCATGAAAGACATAACTCTCCTTCAGGTCCGAGGTCGTCTTCCGTACCACCATCTCTCAGGAAGTCCACTGTTGTTACTCCAA CAAAGCGGGAGCTGATGATTGCACCTATGTCAGTAAAGTACAGCCCAAAACGATCTCCAAGAGAAAACTTTTCTCCAGGTTTCAGCCAAGCACTAAGTAATGAAGAAAACAACATGACAAG GTTTGATGTCGTTTGGGACAATACTGTTAAAAACCCAAGTCCAAGGAAAAAACTTGAGTTCATGTCTCTGGAAGATCCGGAAG CAATACAAATGAGTAGCAGTAACCCTGAGAGCGTGAGCAGCAGCCAGCCACAGCTTCCTATATTATTACCGCCATATGAGACTGAATTCACATACAAAGATAGGATGAAGTATGTTGCAGATACTGAGAGGTTGTTTGATGAGCTAACGCATGAAAAGCAGCAG ATAGAAGCTGTCCTAAGCCGGCTACCCTGTTCCGGAGGGAGGCTCAGTCTACAAATAAGAGTTAAGAAA GAAAAGTTAGAGGACCGTCTTGAAAAGATTAACCGAGATCTAGGTTCAATCCGGATAACCCTGAAAAAATTTAATGTCTTGCCAACATCTGCAAATATGTAA
- the mphosph9 gene encoding M-phase phosphoprotein 9 isoform X2 encodes MAWDNQALIEENKQCLTMGTPDGNQSAQDSLDLPVEQSSEDPSNDWGAKNSVAVIYSSDEQHTSFGRDLCSSEPEDPESRKSCEARWWQLFQLVERQCQDQIVAQQEQFNNQIQIIRDEFKHFIQSQRNKSPTNSSTENALLAMEGNIKTKHLHDHMEHLEEHKMQAASTSPIQMTGDLDMQYKTFITQEQCMENTSVSSGYGTHSVSEPNTRSTSYSHNTLWDSREHGKHNSKECRAEPVIHQPCVHGSSNRCDLPVAEIPSKEVLFTMDHNLSNNTERRKNNDRSNNKSLTTWAQKFKQNYQKKLHPTDQASVHSAQASSQSDRDAVTQSENTDGSSYAFYLNNRSASANSLVSTGSGFTYWTLDEKEMYHPLPENLEIGLSKFLSTKESDETRIPSLTDMYQQKQREGIHHPDWKSLSPSEYIHPPEVLTLDPTLHRRPLQSSVDCRIPLSPDSILENSSFSHYKAATVSAATSASSLLGDSPNSNANSLVEAPEEWKSNLQQSRVTLDYKLHLTDTMSDERAVFIDDEINSLPPLSMATSPAEENKSTENLSMDHPLVLSRQSLREKHDRHLADLHDYYESEISSLKQQLLVRNISPSSEELNKINSLSERCSQLEAALTEASTRIRLLENKNHELEMQVVEWRDRHETANNTCKTLQEHTEELRARNKENENSISRLQSRLKEKEEAFEKSFRLSEEMDARNKKEQKKFKNLLSEYESLGKEHERVKDTLHFTENKLSVAHDEINELKRSVAKLEGQIKQVEHEHMVKLRQLAEGQIWQSSAKSDIVGVAGNVHSLDVTRRKCALPGAACSVFTGQPLDNKASEGESISEAEYVPKRYSSPPEKDVSYDTFPSKAKWKDYENQESPILKALRDLEEDKKMKSWGTQTTKDNIFPKSSRRQTVEFSGCWSPCGSPEIHKYRHERHNSPSGPRSSSVPPSLRKSTVVTPTKRELMIAPMSVKYSPKRSPRENFSPGFSQALSNEENNMTRFDVVWDNTVKNPSPRKKLEFMSLEDPEAIQMSSSNPESVSSSQPQLPILLPPYETEFTYKDRMKYVADTERLFDELTHEKQQIEAVLSRLPCSGGRLSLQIRVKKEKLEDRLEKINRDLGSIRITLKKFNVLPTSANM; translated from the exons GTGAG GCACGTTGGTGGCAGTTATTTCAGCTAGTGGAAAGGCAATGTCAAGATCAAATTGTTGCTCAACAAGAACAGTTTAATAACCAGATACAG ATCATTCGAGATGAATTTAAACACTTTATCCAGTCACAGAGGAATAAATCTCCTACCAATTCTTCCACAGAAAATGCACTTTTGGCAATGGAaggtaatataaaaacaaaacacttacATGATCACATGGAGCATCTGGAAGAACACAAGATGCAAGCAGCCTCTACCAGTCCCATACAAATGACTGGTGATCTTGATATGCAGTACAAAACATTTATTACGCAAGAACAGTGTATGGAGAATACATCTGTTAGTAGTGGCTATGGAACACATTCAGTCTCAGAACCAAATACTCGCTCAACCAGTTATAGCCATAATACTCTATGGGATAGCAGGGAGCATGGTAAACATAACTCAAAAGAATGCAGAGCAGAACCCGTCATACATCAGCCTTGCGTACATGGCTCTAGTAATAGATGTGACTTACCAGTAGCAGAGATACCATCAAAAGAAGTGCTGTTTACAATGGATCATAATTTATCTAACAATACAGAGAGAAGAAAGAATAATGACAGATCAAACAA TAAATCTTTAACAACCTGGGCTCAAAAGTTTAAGCAGAACTATCAAAAGAAGCTTCATCCAACTGATCAGGCGTCTGTCCACTCCGCTCAGGCAAGCTCTCAAAGTGACAGGGATGCAGTCACTCAG TCAGAAAACACTGATGGTTCATCATATGCATTTTACCTCAATAACCGCTCCGCCAGTGCCAACTCTTTGGTTTCTACTGGATCTG GATTTACCTACTGGACGCTGGATGAGAAGGAAATGTACCATCCATTGCCAGAAAACTTGGAAATTGGACTTTCAAAGTTTTTATCAACTAAAGAG TCTGATGAGACAAGAATTCCATCATTAACAGATATGTACCAGCAAAAACAAAGAGAAGGTATCCACCATCCTGATTGGAAATCGTTATCACCTTCTGAATATATTCATCCTCCAGAG GTGCTAACACTAGATCCAACGCTACACAGGAGACCACTCCAAAGTTCTGTAGATTGTAGAATCCCTTTATCTCCAGACTCAATTTTGGAAAATTCATCCTTCAGCCATTACAAAGCTGCAACTGTGTCTGCGGCAACCTCTGCCTCGTCTTTGTTGGGTGACTCTCCAAATAGCAATGCCAACAGCCTAGTAGAAGCACCTGAAGAATGGAAATCTAATTTACAACAAAGCCGAGTGACTCTGGATTACAAGCTGCATCTTACAGATACCATGTCTGATGAGAGAGCAGTCTTTATCGATGATGAAATAAACAGTTTACCTCCCTTATCAATGGCTACATCACCAGCTGAGGAAAATAAATCTACTGAAAACCTCTCTATGGACCATCCTCTTGTGCTATCCAG GCAGAGTTTAAGGGAAAAGCATGATCGACATTTGGCAGATTTGCATGACTATTATGAGTCTGAAATCAGCAGTCTAAAGCAGCAGCTTCTTGTCCGTAATATATCACCATCTTCTGAAGAACTTAATAAAATTAACAGTCTTTCAGAAAG ATGTTCTCAATTAGAAGCAGCTCTCACAGAAGCCAGCACTCGAATCCGCTTACTTGAAAATAAAAACCATGAACTTGAGATGCAAGTG GTTGAGTGGAGAGACCGGCATGAAACAGCCAATAATACCTGTAAAACTTTACAAGAACACACAGAGGAACTGCGAGCTagaaacaaagaaaatgaaaactCTATCAGCAGATTACAGTCTAGgctgaaagaaaaagaagaagcctTCGAGAAATCATTCAGACTATCAGAAGAAATGGACGCTAGaaacaaaaaagaacaaaaaaagtttaaaaat CTTCTATCAGAATATGAATCTCTTGGAAAGGAACATGAACGCGTAAAA GACACACTACATTTCACAGAAAATAAATTATCTGTTGCACACGATGAAATTAATGAACTAAAAAG ATCAGTTGCGAAGCTGGAAGGTCAAATTAAACAAGTAGAGCATGAACACATGGTAAAACTTCGTCAATTAGCCGAAGGCCAGATATGGCAATCTAGTGCTAA GTCTGATATAGTTGGTGTAGCTGGAAATGTGCATTCTTTGGATGTGACTAGGCGGAAGTGTGCACTACCTGGAGCAGCATGTTCAGTCTTTACTGGCCAGCCTCTTGATAACAAAGCAAGTGAGGGGGAGAGCATATCTGAAGCAGAGTATGTGCCAAAGAG GTACAGTTCTCCCCCAGAAAAGGATGTTTCATATGACACTTTTCCATCTAAAGCCAAATGGAAAGACTATGAGAACCAGGAGAGTCCCATTCTAAAGGCTTTGAGAGATTTGGAAgaagataaaaaaatgaaaagctggGGCACCCAAACGACAAAAGATAACATTTTTCCTA AATCTAGCAGGAGGCAGACTGTTGAATTTTCAGGCTGTTGGAGCCCTTGTGGATCTCCTGAAATACATAAATATCGTCATGAAAGACATAACTCTCCTTCAGGTCCGAGGTCGTCTTCCGTACCACCATCTCTCAGGAAGTCCACTGTTGTTACTCCAA CAAAGCGGGAGCTGATGATTGCACCTATGTCAGTAAAGTACAGCCCAAAACGATCTCCAAGAGAAAACTTTTCTCCAGGTTTCAGCCAAGCACTAAGTAATGAAGAAAACAACATGACAAG GTTTGATGTCGTTTGGGACAATACTGTTAAAAACCCAAGTCCAAGGAAAAAACTTGAGTTCATGTCTCTGGAAGATCCGGAAG CAATACAAATGAGTAGCAGTAACCCTGAGAGCGTGAGCAGCAGCCAGCCACAGCTTCCTATATTATTACCGCCATATGAGACTGAATTCACATACAAAGATAGGATGAAGTATGTTGCAGATACTGAGAGGTTGTTTGATGAGCTAACGCATGAAAAGCAGCAG ATAGAAGCTGTCCTAAGCCGGCTACCCTGTTCCGGAGGGAGGCTCAGTCTACAAATAAGAGTTAAGAAA GAAAAGTTAGAGGACCGTCTTGAAAAGATTAACCGAGATCTAGGTTCAATCCGGATAACCCTGAAAAAATTTAATGTCTTGCCAACATCTGCAAATATGTAA